The stretch of DNA GCCGCGCAGGTGGCTGCTCCAGCGGCCACCTCGAATGATCACGGGCGGGTGGTGGCCCCGGTTGACCCAGGTCAGCGCACCCGTACGGGTATCCAGCTCGGCGAGGAGGCCGGTGGCGTAACGGGTCAGGCCGAACTGCTCGATCAGCACCTCCTCGATCCGCTCGGTGATCTCGACCAGACCGGCACCCTGACGGCGAGAGTTGCGGCAGGCACCCATGGAGAGGTGGGCGGTCAGCCCGGCGGCGGTGTCGTGACCCATCGCGTCGAAGATCGACAGGTGCACCACATGGCCGGCGGTGGCGTAGTCGTAGGCGTCCCCGCTGATGGTGTGAGCGGGTTCCATCGCGGCGCTGATCACCACCCGGCCGTCGGCATAGGTACGCGGCGGCATCAGGTGCCATTGCATCTCGGCCGCGATGTTCAACGGCCGCGTCCGCGTCAACCGCGCGTGGGAGTCGCTGCTGCCTTGTTTGCTTTCGACAATCAGGGCGACCAGGGCGGCCAGTACGTTCATGTCCTCCCGAGTCCGCGGATCATCGTCGGTGGTGGTGATCCGCAGCGCGCCCAGACGCTCGGTGCCGTCCAGCAGGGGAACCCACCACTGCCTTCCGTCCGGGCCCACCGGCGCTCCGGCGAGGATCTGGCCGTACTGATAGGCCCGCCCGGCCACGCTGCCCTCGACGGTCAGCTCGCTCTCCTCGCCGCCCCCGCCCCGACCGGCGTCCTGTCCCTCGCCGGTCAGCAATCGCAGCACGTCACGCTGAAGATCCGCCAGATAGACCAGCACCTGACTGAAGCCCACGGCAGCCGCGTGCTCGGCCACCTTGGCGGGCAGCAGTTCCAGCGGCATCAGGTGGCTCGCGGTCAGCAGGTCCGCGAGCATCCGCCGCCCCCGCACGTCCCGGCTCTCACGGTCCACCGGCTCCGTCCCATCCTCGTCAAAGCCCACGTGCTGCTGCGGCTCCCGCACAGAGCGGCCCGGTCCCTGGCCCAGACCCCGTGTCCACCTTCCTCCACCTCGGCGAACTGTGCATCCGCGAAGGGCCGGGGTCCTGCGGTCACGAGCGCGACAGCGGCCCGCGGACCTCATGGTGACCATGGCGGGCGAGGCGGACGAGGGCACCGACGCCGAGGTGAACCAACAGAACGAGTGGAATCAGCGGAACGAGTGGAACGAGCGGACCGAGCGGAACGAGTGGAACCAGCTGAACGAGTGGAACCAGCTGAACGAGTGGAACCGGCTGAACGAGTGGAACCAGCGGAACGAGTGGAACCGGCTGAACGAGTGACGGGGCCGGGATCCGGGACCGGCCCCGATGGCCTCGCACCCTCCCGACTGTCGCGGAACGCGTGCGTTTGTCGCGGGGCACCCGCAGGTCTGTCCGCGATCCGTAACCGAGGGATCTTGTACGGGCGTTCGTATGTCTTCATGGGTGCACGGCTGGGGGAACGGCTGGGGCACGGCATCGGTGGAGAAGGCAAAGGGGCGGGCGGACATGTCGAGACACAAGGGAAGAACAAGGCGTGGCCGGCTTTTCGCGGCGGCGCTCGGCGTCACGGTCATGGCCGCCGCCGCCTCGGTGTGGACCGCACAGGCCGACTCCGTCGGGGGAGCTCACACACACGTCTCCGCGCCGGACGCCCAGCGTCAGGACCAGGTGAAGAAGGTGTCGGAGGACATCGCGCACGCCTCGGACCGAGGGGCGCGGGGCGTCAACATCACCATCGACGACGGGCCGGACCCGGTCTGGACGCCGCAGGTGCTGCGACTGCTGAAGGAAAACGGCGTGCGGGCCACGTTCTGCATGGTGGGCACGCAGGCCCAGGCGTACCCGAAATTGGTCAAGGCGGTTGTGGCGGACGGGCACCGACTGTGCGACCACACCATCGCGCACAACACGTCCATGGACTCCCGGCCGGAGTCCTACCAGTCCCAGCAGATCCTGGACGCGGAACGCATGATCACCAAGGCGTCCGGGGGTGTCAGGCCGCAGTACTACCGGGCCCCGGGCGGCGCCTTCACCCCGTACAGCCGGAAGCTCGCCGCGTCGCGGGGGATGCGGCCGCTGGGCTGGAACGTCGACTCCAAGGACTTCGAACGCCCCGGCGCCGACACGATGGTCGCCACAGTGAAGAGCGAGATCTCCAACGGCCCGACGATCCTCTTCCACGACGCGGGAGGGGACCGCTCCCAAACCCTGACCGCTCTGCGCGAGGTACTGCCGTGGCTGAAGCAGCAGGGTTACTCCTTCGGCTTCCCCGTACGGTGAACGAGGCTCACTGACACGTTCCGGCGTACCGCGCACCCCGGAGCCCAGGCGCGGCGCGAGCGGGTGGTGCCCTTGGCGGGCCCGCCGGGCGGGGCCGTACGGCCGCCCCAGCCCGGCGGGGTCGCCGTGCCGCTCGCGCTTCACCACGACCTGGGCGCGACCCGGGCGCTCACGCGGTGGTCCCGCCGGCCTCGACGGTCTTGGTGACGAGTTCGATGAGGGCGTCGGCGGTCGGACCGGAGGACGCGGGGTTCTGTCCCGTGATCAGCAGGCCGTCGCGCAGGACGTACGGCTGCCAGTCGTCGCCCTTGGAGTAGTCGCCGCCGAGCCGGACGAGCTCGTCCTCGACCAGGAAGGGGACCACTTCGGTGAGCTGGACCCCCGCTTCCTCACTGTTGGTGAACCCGGTGACCTTCTTGCCCCGTACGAGCGGAGTGCCGTCCGCGTTCACCGCGTGCCGCAGGACACCGGGGGCGTGGCAGACCAGGGCGAGCGGCTTGCCCGTACGCAGGGTGGTCTCGATCAGGCTGATGGAGTCGGCGTCCTCGGCCACGTCCCACAGGGGGCCGTGTCCGCCGGGGTAGAAGACGGCGTCGAAGTCGTCGGCGGAGACGGAGTCGAGGCGGACCGTGTGGGCGAGAGCGTCCATGGCCTCGGCGTCGGCCTCGAAGCGCCGGGTCTCGTCGGTCTGGTTGGCCGGTTCGTCGCTCTTGGGGTCGAGCGGCGGACGGCCGCCCTTGGGGGAGGCGAGTACGAGGTCGATACCGGCGTCCTTGAAGCGGTAGTAGGGGGCGGCGAGCTCCTCCAGCCAGAAGCCGGTCTTCCTGCCGGTGTCGCCGAGCTGGTCGTGCGAGGTGAGGACGGTGAGGACCTTCATGATTACTACTCCCTTGTGCGCATGGACCGGTCGTCCCTGTGTCAGTAGACCGGTCGACTCAGAGTGTGTGTCGGTAGGCGCTGTTGTCGATGAAGTACTGATGGGGGGCTGACCGGGGGGTGCGGGTGTCCGTGGGGGTCGGTCAGACCGTGCGGACGAGGGTGTGGCGGGTGAGTGGTGCCGGGACCGCGCGGGTGCTGGTCACAGGCTCAGGAGCCGCCGGGTGACTGTCATTGAGGTGTCCAGGGCGCCGATGTCCCGGTGGATCTTGGCCATGACGCTTGCGCCGAGCCACATGTCGTAGAGGACCTGCGCGGTGGTGCGGGCGTCGTCGTCGACCGAGAGCGACCCGTCCTCCTGGCCGGCGGTGATCGACCGCTCCAGGCGGTCGACGATGGCGGTGGTTCCCTCCTTCAGTGCCAGCCGCATCGACTCCGACAGGTCGGAGACCTCCGCGCCGAGCTTGACTGCCAGGCACTTGCCCTGACAGTCGTCGACGCTCTGGGTCTCGCGCCAGCTCTGCCAGTAGTTCAGCAGTCGCTGTGCCGAACTCCGGCCAGGCTCGGCGAGGACACGGTCCATGTCGGCGAGGTAGTCGGTGAAGTAGGACCGCATCATCGCCTCGCCGAAGGCGTCCTTGGAGTTGAAGTAGTGGTAGAAGGACCCCTTGGGCACTCCGGCCCCGGAGAGGACCTCGTTGATCCCCACCGCGGCGAATCCCTTGCGGGACATGATCCGCTGAGCCGCGTCGAGAATGCTGCGGCGAGTATCGCCCTGGGTGGCTGTCATGGGTACCACCCTAGCTTCAACTAGACCGGTCGTCTAGTCGCGATCGGTGCACCACGCTCAGTGGCCACCCGTTTCACCACCCCCTCGGGTAACGGGACCGAAGCCGCCGCCGGTCGCCCTGGACCGCTGGCGTCCAGGTCGTCGACCGGCCGGTGAATGCCAGCAGACGCTCAAGAGCAGGGGCATCCGCGCGTACGGGGGCCTCCGGAGCGAACGGCATGCCGTCGCCCCGGTACTCCGGCTTGATCGCGCCGGAGAGTACGGCGTACGCCTGCTCCGCGGCCGCGGGATCAGGGTGCCACGCCTGGTCGGTGGCACGGGCCAGGTCCCAGCCATGGACAACCGTCTCGGCGAGCAGCAGACCGCCGACCTGATCGGCGGGGATCGTGCCCGCCCCCAGTTCGAGCACGTTCACCGGGGTCGTCCCGCCGCCGTCGGCCAACGCGGTCCTCACCGTGGCCGCAAGGGTTTTGATCGACGCTTCGACCGCTGCCGACTCGTCGGAACCGGCGTAGGTGGTGTGGGGTTCCGGCCGCTGATCGCCGGTGGGGTCGGCCAGCACGATGGTGAAGTATTCGATCCCGCCGAGCAGATGCCGACGCAGACGTAGGACGTCGAACCCGGCGCAGGGCGTCGGGAGACTGTCCTGCTCTGGAGTCGTGGCACCGACCACACGGGCCAGATCGTCCAGCACGGCGGTGATCCGTGTCGAGAACATGGGGCACTCCGGATTCAAGGGGGCGTTATGGGTGCGAGGGACGTGCTTGCCCGCCACGTCGGGCAGGGCCTCCGGTCAACCAGGTGCTCGCCGAGACGGAGGCCCGCCGGGACTCCGCCGGAAGTCCGCGAGTAGGACGACGGGGGCCCGGACGAGCCGTACGCGCGCGGGGGCACGACCGCGAACGGGTAAGCGTAGCGGTTCAGTTCGGCTCGGGCAGCCGCCGGTTCCACGACTCCCAGGCGGAGGCGCACCCTCGCGAAGGAGGCCTCGCGACACACGGCGGCGCAAGGGTGTTGCAAGGGATGTGCAAGGAAAGCGCCGTGCGTCCGGGGCACCCCCTCGCCGTCTGTTGTACGCAGCGACGAGCGAGGGGGGATCGCGTGTCTGTCGGAACGACGAAACCAGCACTGATCGAGCAGGGGCACTGGCTGACGGTACGGGACTGCGTGAGGGTCCTGGTGGTCGTGCACACACTTACCTTCGCCCAGCGGTTGCGCGAGGTCTTCGAGCTGTTGGAGACCGACCTGCGCATTCAACTGGTCTTCACGGTCGCACCCCATGCCTTCGGCAACGGGGTCACGGAGTTTCTGCGGAGCCTGGGCATCACCGCGGTGCCCTGGAAAGAGGCACTGCGGGCCGAGTTCGATCTCGCGCTCGCCGCGGGCTCCCGCGGAGTGCACGAACTACGTGCGCCGGTCGTACGTATCTCCCACGGGGCGGGGCACATCAAGCCGCTCACCGATGTCACCACGCTGGCGCCCGGCGAGCGGAGAGCGCCGGGGATGCTGAGCCGCCAGCACCTCTTGCACGAGGGGCGGTTGGTCCCCTCTGCGATCGTCTACGCCCATGACCGGGACCTGGCCGAACTCGCCCGGTCCTGCCCGGAGGCGCTCCCGGTGGCAGAGGTGGTGGGCGATCCGTGCGTCGACCGGATCATGGCAGGCCGGCCCAAGCGTGAGTCGTACCGCCGTGCGCTCGGCATCGAGGACGGGCAGCGGCTCGTGGTGGTCACGTCCACCTGGGGGCCGGCTTCGACGTTCGGGCGGATCGACTCCCTACTGCCGCAGTTGCTCAACCAGTTGCCGGGCGACGGATACCGCGTCGCGATGCTGGTCCACCCCAATGTGTTCGCGGGCCACGGCGTCCGACAGGTGCACGGCTGGCTGTCCTGCTGCCAGAGCCAGGGGATCGCGGTGGTACCTCCGGAAGCCGACTGGCAGGCCCTGCTGATCGCGGCCGACTGGCTTCTCGGCGACCACGGATCACTGGCTGCGTACGGGACGCTCACCGAGGCGACGATGCTGCTGACCGCGGGACCCCGACGTGAGGTGTCGGCCTGTTCCCCCGCGGCGCTGCTTGCCGCCGCCGCGCCCGTGGTTTCCCCGGTGTATCCGCTGGGCGAACAGCTGGAGTACGCGGCGCGGCTGCGCGTCCCGGGGCAGTACGACGATGTCGCCGCTTCGCTGTCGTCGGCGCCGGGCCAGTTCCACCGACGGATGCGTGCGGTTGTCTACCGCATGCTCGGGCTGGGAGAACCCGCCCGCCCACCGCTGGTCACCGCGCCGCCCCCGCCGCCGCCCCTGACGAGGTGGGAGACCTCCGCCGGCAGCGGAGTGGCGCTGTGAGCGACCGGCGCGCGGCCCCGCGGTCGCGGGTGGCCTGGGCCACCGTGTGCTTCTGTGCGGCACGGACCGAAGCGACACCAGGTGGTGTCGGCCCGGACGATGGATCGTCCTTCGTCGCCTGGCGCTCTGATACGGCGCGCGGTTCCGCGCTGATCCGCTTTGATCCCCTGGTCTCGTCCGCGGGGCCGTATCCGTATCCGTATCCGTCCTCCTGCTCACACGCACCCGGTCGGCTGCTCTGCGATGTGCACCTGTGGGCGGACGTGGGCAGCGTGGAACGGACAGAGCTGACGGAACTCGCCGATGTGCTCGTCGTCGGCGTGCCGCTGCCGCCCGAATCGGCTCACCGACGGGTGCGCGAGCTGCTGGCGGGCCATCCGGGATGCCTTGCCGCCGCCGTACCCGGTGGGGCCATGACGTGGGTCGTCGGGGTGCGGGACAGGAGGGGTGCCGTCTCGTTCGTACGGCCCGAGCGGGGTGGGTCCGATGTCCCGATTCCACCGTGGGCGGCCGTCTCGGTCGTCCACGCCTGGGTGGTGTCCGGGCGATCGCCACGCACGTTGCGTTCCGTCTCCCTGATGCCGCGCCGCTAGGGCGTGTTTCGAAAGTCCCGTCCGGCCCGCGACGCCTGGCACGGCACCTCGCCGCGTTGTCGGGATCGCCCACGTACACCCAGTACGCGGACGACCCTCCGCCTTGCGATGCACCGCACCAGACGCCGCGGGCCCCGCCCTCCGGGCGGACGACGCTACTTTCGAAACACGCCCTAGTCCGCGGGAGGGCCGGCCGGTCGCGGCGGCGGTCACGGCCGCCGCAACCGGCTGTCCAGGCGTCGCGCGTCCTCCGGGCTCAGGCGTCGGAAGAGCAATCGGGCGGCTTCGAAGTGGCGTACCGCTTCCGCGTGGTCACCAACGGCGTCGGCGGCCCGGCCGAGCCATTCCAGGCAGCGGGCCTCCCAGTGCTCGGACCGGGCGCTGCCTGCCCGGAAGCGCGCGAGTGCCTCCCGTAAGCGCCGGGCGCCTCCGTCGTGCTCTCCGCAGCGGTCCAGGACATGGCCGAGAAGGGCCAGGACACGGGTCGCCTCGTACTGCTCTCCCAGCGATTCGA from Streptomyces tsukubensis encodes:
- a CDS encoding PP2C family protein-serine/threonine phosphatase, with the protein product MLADLLTASHLMPLELLPAKVAEHAAAVGFSQVLVYLADLQRDVLRLLTGEGQDAGRGGGGEESELTVEGSVAGRAYQYGQILAGAPVGPDGRQWWVPLLDGTERLGALRITTTDDDPRTREDMNVLAALVALIVESKQGSSDSHARLTRTRPLNIAAEMQWHLMPPRTYADGRVVISAAMEPAHTISGDAYDYATAGHVVHLSIFDAMGHDTAAGLTAHLSMGACRNSRRQGAGLVEITERIEEVLIEQFGLTRYATGLLAELDTRTGALTWVNRGHHPPVIIRGGRWSSHLRGRPAHPMGTALGLPTTLFHAQLEPGDRIVFYTDGITEARGADGQEFGLRRFTDFLIRRHADGLPVPETLRRLVHAVLEYHDGQLQDDATVLICEWLGPAADPSDLAAALVGLPPRPHPETGTKTETA
- a CDS encoding polysaccharide deacetylase family protein, translating into MSRHKGRTRRGRLFAAALGVTVMAAAASVWTAQADSVGGAHTHVSAPDAQRQDQVKKVSEDIAHASDRGARGVNITIDDGPDPVWTPQVLRLLKENGVRATFCMVGTQAQAYPKLVKAVVADGHRLCDHTIAHNTSMDSRPESYQSQQILDAERMITKASGGVRPQYYRAPGGAFTPYSRKLAASRGMRPLGWNVDSKDFERPGADTMVATVKSEISNGPTILFHDAGGDRSQTLTALREVLPWLKQQGYSFGFPVR
- a CDS encoding type 1 glutamine amidotransferase domain-containing protein, with amino-acid sequence MKVLTVLTSHDQLGDTGRKTGFWLEELAAPYYRFKDAGIDLVLASPKGGRPPLDPKSDEPANQTDETRRFEADAEAMDALAHTVRLDSVSADDFDAVFYPGGHGPLWDVAEDADSISLIETTLRTGKPLALVCHAPGVLRHAVNADGTPLVRGKKVTGFTNSEEAGVQLTEVVPFLVEDELVRLGGDYSKGDDWQPYVLRDGLLITGQNPASSGPTADALIELVTKTVEAGGTTA
- a CDS encoding TetR/AcrR family transcriptional regulator, with amino-acid sequence MTATQGDTRRSILDAAQRIMSRKGFAAVGINEVLSGAGVPKGSFYHYFNSKDAFGEAMMRSYFTDYLADMDRVLAEPGRSSAQRLLNYWQSWRETQSVDDCQGKCLAVKLGAEVSDLSESMRLALKEGTTAIVDRLERSITAGQEDGSLSVDDDARTTAQVLYDMWLGASVMAKIHRDIGALDTSMTVTRRLLSL
- a CDS encoding TIGR03086 family metal-binding protein, whose translation is MFSTRITAVLDDLARVVGATTPEQDSLPTPCAGFDVLRLRRHLLGGIEYFTIVLADPTGDQRPEPHTTYAGSDESAAVEASIKTLAATVRTALADGGGTTPVNVLELGAGTIPADQVGGLLLAETVVHGWDLARATDQAWHPDPAAAEQAYAVLSGAIKPEYRGDGMPFAPEAPVRADAPALERLLAFTGRSTTWTPAVQGDRRRLRSRYPRGW